From a region of the Coffea arabica cultivar ET-39 chromosome 3e, Coffea Arabica ET-39 HiFi, whole genome shotgun sequence genome:
- the LOC113736277 gene encoding 3-ketoacyl-CoA thiolase 2, peroxisomal-like: MERAIERQRVVLQHLKPSFTSSSLENLDSSLSASVCAAGDSAAYHRTSAFGDDVVIVAAYRTALCKSKRGGFKDTYPDDLLAPVLRALIEKTNLNPSEVGDIVVGTVMAPGSQRASECRMAAFYAGFPETVPVRTVNRQCSSGLQAVADVAAAIKAGFYDIGIGAGLESMTTNPMAWEGSVNPRVKSMAEAQNCLLPMGVTSENVAHRFNVTRQEQDQAAVESHKKAAAATASGRFKDEIIPVATKIVDPKTGDEKPVTISVDDGIRPSTTVADLAKLKPVFKKDGSTTAGNSSQVSDGAGAVLLMKRSLAMQKGLPILGVFRTFAAVGVDPAIMGVGPAVAIPAAVKSAGLELEDIDLFEINEAFASQFVYCREKLGLDPEKINVNGGAMAIGHPLGATGARCVATLLHEMKRRGKDCRFGVVSMCIGTGMGAAAVFERGDSCDELCNARKIEANNLLSKDAR; this comes from the exons ATGGAAAGAGCGATTGAGAGGCAGAGAGTTGTGCTGCAGCACCTCAAGCCATCTTTCACTTCTTCTTCCCTTGAAAATCTTGACTCTTCCCTGTCT GCTTCTGTGTGTGCAGCTGGCGACAGTGCTGCATATCACAGGACATCTGCTTTTGGTGATGATGTGGTCATAGTAGC TGCATATCGAACTGCACTCTGCAAGTCTAAAAGGGGTGGTTTCAAAGATACTTATCCTGATGATTTACTTGCACCAGTTTTAAGG GCATTAATAGAAAAGACGAACTTGAACCCAAGTGAAGTAGGTGATATTGTTGTGGGCACAGTTATGGCTCCTGGTTCTCAAAGAGCCAGCGAATGCAGGATGGCTGCATTCTATGCTGGTTTTCCTG AAACTGTGCCAGTAAGAACAGTGAACAGACAATGTTCATCTGGCCTTCAAGCAGTAGCTGATGTAGCTGCAGCAATTAAGGCTGGTTTCTATGACATAG GGATTGGTGCCGGATTGGAATCAATGACCACAAATCCAATGGCTTGGGAAGGATCAGTTAATCCACGA GTGAAGTCAATGGCGGAGGCACAGAATTGCCTTCTTCCAATGGGTGTTACTTCAGAAAATGTTGCACATCGCTTTAATGTGACAAGGCAGGAACAAGACCAGGCTGCG GTTGAGTCACATAAGAAGGCTGCAGCTGCCACTGCTTCTGGAAGATTTAAAGATGAGATAATACCTGTAGCTACCAAG ATTGTTGACCCAAAAACTGGAGACGAGAAACCTGTCACGATCTCAGTGGATGATGGAATTCGGCCAAGCACAACAGTAGCTGACCTCGCAAAGCTAAAGCCTGTATTCAAGAAAGATGGATCAACCACTGCAG GAAATTCTAGCCAAGTTAGCGATGGAGCTGGTGCTGTACTTCTGATGAAGAGAAGTCTTGCAATGCAGAAAGGACTTCCAATTCTTGGTGTTTTTAG GACTTTTGCTGCAGTTGGTGTAGACCCAGCCATCATGGGTGTCGGTCCTGCTGTTGCTATCCCAGCTGCTGTTAAATCTGCTGGACTTGAACTTGAGGATATTGATCTTTTTGAGataaatgag GCTTTTGCATCGCAATTTGTGTATTGCCGTGAGAAGCTGGGACTTGATCCAGAAAAGATTAACGTGAATGGAGGTGCAATGGCTATCGGACATCCATTGGGTGCCACAG GTGCCCGTTGTGTTGCCACCCTCTTACATGAAATGAAGCGCCGTGGCAAGGATTGCCGTTTTGGGGTGGTATCGATGTGTATAG GTACCGGAATGGGGGCTGCTGCTGTTTTTGAACGGGGCGATTCGTGTGATGAATTGTGCAATGCACGGAAAATTGAAGCCAATAATTTATTGTCCAAGGATGCTCGATAG
- the LOC113736279 gene encoding uncharacterized protein isoform X2 gives MDQMDIDRVPDVPDTPDRLTAQEIKGKSSGRRCSNLSISGNRNSFDGLTRTQFKVNDNGSGKCSMGTPKSAIISSDHHSSDFVSGNPSYSNNPSFFRRMKTDEIHNHERINFQPRKTDRSVYVPSSADQDGCLVDLTERHGHNGLHKNVFPRGAPASNMGSSSITSCFVNKGKEPKDTISGFDRGNVVNCTQLKAGKVASTSLGSTRLPRATGQKRLVRNGCISPHNIAKAKQSVVMDNDGLDGGANHTVRAVSSSPQIPIGKKEWIGEDLSYDRTKGKGVMKIPSSVKKPDAQSAHPPSRNPVVINEVVNEVSDTNGDAGISFEELSGWRNTRNRSKKSNLPCSRENSSIPRDSPGLNKGLPWHMVERGETGSATGTSHSNPLALDATSSRDASLPFGEQRTSHVGSQVGQFNRHSSFAKSLSKRQRQGFASSSHGECSRAAMDNSDVILLGSPENNAGQPRTSGTVSQNSFHSLEPVIEIDETNPEVRGDGSSNVGSNSNDAGDMARQIEADEMLARELQEQLYNEAPGVGVGEIDAHVALALQHGEDLSPIFPRSRAFHARNSSTTSSSRQSQSSSALGLLRRGSQARAASGNRMARLRNRFPGRPRTISSSGERNPVFPADMDVDLRMYILETLEAINDMGVANGFLQTQRDFNENDYEMLLALDENNHQHGGASTAQINGLPQSTVQSDNLEEACAICLETPSLGDTIRHLPCLHKFHKDCIDPWLRRRRSCPVCKSSII, from the exons ATGGATCAGATGGATATTGATCGTGTGCCAGATGTTCCTGACACCCCTGATAGACTGACTGCACAGGAGATTAAGGGGAAGAGCAGTGGAAGAAGATGCAGTAATTTGTCCATCTCTGGTAACCGCAATAGTTTTGATGGACTAACTAGAACTCAGTTTAAGGTTAATGATAATGGGAGTGGGAAGTGTTCTATGGGTACTCCAAAAAGTGCCATTATTTCGTCTGATCACCACAGTTCAGACTTTGTCTCAGGGAATCCATCATACTCCAACAACCCTTCATTTTTTCGAAGAATGAAAACTGATGAAATTCATAATCATGAGCGCATAAATTTTCAACCTCGAAAGACTGATAGATCGGTTTATGTACCATCATCTGCTGACCAAGATGGCTGTCTGGTAGATCTGACTGAACGGCATGGACATAATGGACTGCATAAAAATGTTTTCCCCCGTGGAGCACCGGCAAGTAACATGGGGAGTTCTTCTATAACATCATGCTTTGTTAATAAAGGTAAAGAGCCTAAAGACACTATTTCAGGCTTTGATCGTGGTAATGTAGTTAATTGCACCCAACTTAAAGCTGGCAAGGTTGCTTCCACATCTTTAGGTTCAACTAGGTTACCTAGAGCTACTGGTCAAAAGAGATTGGTTCGAAATGGATGCATTTCTCCACACAACATAGCAAAGGCTAAACAGTCTGTTGTGATGGACAATGATGGCTTGGATGGTGGAGCTAATCATACTGTACGGGCTGTATCCAGTTCTCCACAGATTCCAATTGGTAAAAAGGAATGGATTGGTGAAGACCTTAGCTATGATAGAACAAAGGGCAAAGGTGTTATGAAGATTCCTTCATCAGTCAAAAAGCCTGATGCTCAAAGTGCTCATCCGCCTAGCAG GAATCCTGTTGTGATCAATGAGGTAGTTAATGAAGTTAGTGACACCAATGGAGATGCAGGTATAAGCTTTGAGGAACTTAGTGGATGGAGAAATACACGTAACCGAAGTAAGAAAAGCAATTTGCCTTGCTCTCGTGAGAATAGTAGTATTCCTAGGGATAGTCCTGGCTTAAACAAGGGTTTGCCTTGGCATATGGTGGAGAGGGGAGAAACTGGAAGTGCAACTGGGACCAGTCACAGCAATCCTTTGGCTCTTGATGCAACCTCTAGTCGAGATGCCTCTTTGCCTTTTGGAGAGCAAAGGACATCCCATGTTGGGTCTCAAGTAGGCCAATTCAACAGGCACAGCTCTTTTGCAAAATCACTGTCCAAGAGACAAAGGCAGGGGTTTGCCTCAAGTAGCCATGGTGAATGCTCTAGAGCAGCCATGGATAATTCAGATGTTATACTTCTTGGCTCACCTGAGAATAATGCAGGACAACCAAGAACAAGTGGGACAGTTAGTCAAAACAGCTTCCACTCATTAGAGCCAgttattgaaattgatgaaactAATCCTGAAGTTAGAGGTGATGGATCTAGCAATGTTGGTAGCAATAGTAATGATGCTGGTGATATGGCCAGACAAATCGAAGCTGATGAAATGTTAGCTCGGGAACTGCAAGAACAGCTTTATAATGAGGCACCTGGTGTTGGTGTTGGTGAG ATCGATGCGCATGTGGCATTGGCCTTGCAGCATGGAGAGGATTTATCACCCATTTTTCCTAGAAGTCGTGCATTTCATGCT AGAAACTCATCTACAACTAGCTCTTCTAGACAGTCTCAATCAAGCTCAGCTCTGGGCCTCTTGCGTAGAGGTTCTCAAGCTCGAGCCGCTTCTGGCAATAGAATGGCTAGGTTGAGAAATCGTTTTCCTGGACGGCCTCGTACTATATCATCATCTGGAGAGAGAAACCCTGTCTTTCCTGCAGACATGGATGTTGACCTT AGGATGTATATATTGGAAACATTAGAGGCGATCAATGACATGGGCGTAGCCAATGGCTTTCTTCAAACCCAGCGTGACTTTAATGA GAATGACTACGAAATGCTGTTAGCCCTTGATGAGAATAATCACCAACATGGCGGTGCATCTACTGCTCAGATTAATGGTTTGCCACAATCGACAGTTCAG AGTGACAATCTCGAAGAAGCTTGTGCGATTTGTCTTGAAACACCATCCTTGGGGGACACTATACGCCATCTTCCTTGCCTTCACAAGTTCCACAAAGAT TGCATCGATCCATGGCTGAGGAGAAGAAGATCATGCCCAGTCTGCAAGTCATCAATAATATGA
- the LOC113736279 gene encoding uncharacterized protein isoform X1: protein MNISPYRFGFSENQGNPSRIMDQMDIDRVPDVPDTPDRLTAQEIKGKSSGRRCSNLSISGNRNSFDGLTRTQFKVNDNGSGKCSMGTPKSAIISSDHHSSDFVSGNPSYSNNPSFFRRMKTDEIHNHERINFQPRKTDRSVYVPSSADQDGCLVDLTERHGHNGLHKNVFPRGAPASNMGSSSITSCFVNKGKEPKDTISGFDRGNVVNCTQLKAGKVASTSLGSTRLPRATGQKRLVRNGCISPHNIAKAKQSVVMDNDGLDGGANHTVRAVSSSPQIPIGKKEWIGEDLSYDRTKGKGVMKIPSSVKKPDAQSAHPPSRNPVVINEVVNEVSDTNGDAGISFEELSGWRNTRNRSKKSNLPCSRENSSIPRDSPGLNKGLPWHMVERGETGSATGTSHSNPLALDATSSRDASLPFGEQRTSHVGSQVGQFNRHSSFAKSLSKRQRQGFASSSHGECSRAAMDNSDVILLGSPENNAGQPRTSGTVSQNSFHSLEPVIEIDETNPEVRGDGSSNVGSNSNDAGDMARQIEADEMLARELQEQLYNEAPGVGVGEIDAHVALALQHGEDLSPIFPRSRAFHARNSSTTSSSRQSQSSSALGLLRRGSQARAASGNRMARLRNRFPGRPRTISSSGERNPVFPADMDVDLRMYILETLEAINDMGVANGFLQTQRDFNENDYEMLLALDENNHQHGGASTAQINGLPQSTVQSDNLEEACAICLETPSLGDTIRHLPCLHKFHKDCIDPWLRRRRSCPVCKSSII from the exons ATGAACATTTCACCTTACAGGTTTGGATTTTCGGAAAATCAAGGAAACCCATCAAGG ATTATGGATCAGATGGATATTGATCGTGTGCCAGATGTTCCTGACACCCCTGATAGACTGACTGCACAGGAGATTAAGGGGAAGAGCAGTGGAAGAAGATGCAGTAATTTGTCCATCTCTGGTAACCGCAATAGTTTTGATGGACTAACTAGAACTCAGTTTAAGGTTAATGATAATGGGAGTGGGAAGTGTTCTATGGGTACTCCAAAAAGTGCCATTATTTCGTCTGATCACCACAGTTCAGACTTTGTCTCAGGGAATCCATCATACTCCAACAACCCTTCATTTTTTCGAAGAATGAAAACTGATGAAATTCATAATCATGAGCGCATAAATTTTCAACCTCGAAAGACTGATAGATCGGTTTATGTACCATCATCTGCTGACCAAGATGGCTGTCTGGTAGATCTGACTGAACGGCATGGACATAATGGACTGCATAAAAATGTTTTCCCCCGTGGAGCACCGGCAAGTAACATGGGGAGTTCTTCTATAACATCATGCTTTGTTAATAAAGGTAAAGAGCCTAAAGACACTATTTCAGGCTTTGATCGTGGTAATGTAGTTAATTGCACCCAACTTAAAGCTGGCAAGGTTGCTTCCACATCTTTAGGTTCAACTAGGTTACCTAGAGCTACTGGTCAAAAGAGATTGGTTCGAAATGGATGCATTTCTCCACACAACATAGCAAAGGCTAAACAGTCTGTTGTGATGGACAATGATGGCTTGGATGGTGGAGCTAATCATACTGTACGGGCTGTATCCAGTTCTCCACAGATTCCAATTGGTAAAAAGGAATGGATTGGTGAAGACCTTAGCTATGATAGAACAAAGGGCAAAGGTGTTATGAAGATTCCTTCATCAGTCAAAAAGCCTGATGCTCAAAGTGCTCATCCGCCTAGCAG GAATCCTGTTGTGATCAATGAGGTAGTTAATGAAGTTAGTGACACCAATGGAGATGCAGGTATAAGCTTTGAGGAACTTAGTGGATGGAGAAATACACGTAACCGAAGTAAGAAAAGCAATTTGCCTTGCTCTCGTGAGAATAGTAGTATTCCTAGGGATAGTCCTGGCTTAAACAAGGGTTTGCCTTGGCATATGGTGGAGAGGGGAGAAACTGGAAGTGCAACTGGGACCAGTCACAGCAATCCTTTGGCTCTTGATGCAACCTCTAGTCGAGATGCCTCTTTGCCTTTTGGAGAGCAAAGGACATCCCATGTTGGGTCTCAAGTAGGCCAATTCAACAGGCACAGCTCTTTTGCAAAATCACTGTCCAAGAGACAAAGGCAGGGGTTTGCCTCAAGTAGCCATGGTGAATGCTCTAGAGCAGCCATGGATAATTCAGATGTTATACTTCTTGGCTCACCTGAGAATAATGCAGGACAACCAAGAACAAGTGGGACAGTTAGTCAAAACAGCTTCCACTCATTAGAGCCAgttattgaaattgatgaaactAATCCTGAAGTTAGAGGTGATGGATCTAGCAATGTTGGTAGCAATAGTAATGATGCTGGTGATATGGCCAGACAAATCGAAGCTGATGAAATGTTAGCTCGGGAACTGCAAGAACAGCTTTATAATGAGGCACCTGGTGTTGGTGTTGGTGAG ATCGATGCGCATGTGGCATTGGCCTTGCAGCATGGAGAGGATTTATCACCCATTTTTCCTAGAAGTCGTGCATTTCATGCT AGAAACTCATCTACAACTAGCTCTTCTAGACAGTCTCAATCAAGCTCAGCTCTGGGCCTCTTGCGTAGAGGTTCTCAAGCTCGAGCCGCTTCTGGCAATAGAATGGCTAGGTTGAGAAATCGTTTTCCTGGACGGCCTCGTACTATATCATCATCTGGAGAGAGAAACCCTGTCTTTCCTGCAGACATGGATGTTGACCTT AGGATGTATATATTGGAAACATTAGAGGCGATCAATGACATGGGCGTAGCCAATGGCTTTCTTCAAACCCAGCGTGACTTTAATGA GAATGACTACGAAATGCTGTTAGCCCTTGATGAGAATAATCACCAACATGGCGGTGCATCTACTGCTCAGATTAATGGTTTGCCACAATCGACAGTTCAG AGTGACAATCTCGAAGAAGCTTGTGCGATTTGTCTTGAAACACCATCCTTGGGGGACACTATACGCCATCTTCCTTGCCTTCACAAGTTCCACAAAGAT TGCATCGATCCATGGCTGAGGAGAAGAAGATCATGCCCAGTCTGCAAGTCATCAATAATATGA
- the LOC113736279 gene encoding uncharacterized protein isoform X3 — translation MNISPYRFGFSENQGNPSRIMDQMDIDRVPDVPDTPDRLTAQEIKGKSSGRRCSNLSISGNRNSFDGLTRTQFKVNDNGSGKCSMGTPKSAIISSDHHSSDFVSGNPSYSNNPSFFRRMKTDEIHNHERINFQPRKTDRSVYVPSSADQDGCLVDLTERHGHNGLHKNVFPRGAPASNMGSSSITSCFVNKGSTRLPRATGQKRLVRNGCISPHNIAKAKQSVVMDNDGLDGGANHTVRAVSSSPQIPIGKKEWIGEDLSYDRTKGKGVMKIPSSVKKPDAQSAHPPSRNPVVINEVVNEVSDTNGDAGISFEELSGWRNTRNRSKKSNLPCSRENSSIPRDSPGLNKGLPWHMVERGETGSATGTSHSNPLALDATSSRDASLPFGEQRTSHVGSQVGQFNRHSSFAKSLSKRQRQGFASSSHGECSRAAMDNSDVILLGSPENNAGQPRTSGTVSQNSFHSLEPVIEIDETNPEVRGDGSSNVGSNSNDAGDMARQIEADEMLARELQEQLYNEAPGVGVGEIDAHVALALQHGEDLSPIFPRSRAFHARNSSTTSSSRQSQSSSALGLLRRGSQARAASGNRMARLRNRFPGRPRTISSSGERNPVFPADMDVDLRMYILETLEAINDMGVANGFLQTQRDFNENDYEMLLALDENNHQHGGASTAQINGLPQSTVQSDNLEEACAICLETPSLGDTIRHLPCLHKFHKDCIDPWLRRRRSCPVCKSSII, via the exons ATGAACATTTCACCTTACAGGTTTGGATTTTCGGAAAATCAAGGAAACCCATCAAGG ATTATGGATCAGATGGATATTGATCGTGTGCCAGATGTTCCTGACACCCCTGATAGACTGACTGCACAGGAGATTAAGGGGAAGAGCAGTGGAAGAAGATGCAGTAATTTGTCCATCTCTGGTAACCGCAATAGTTTTGATGGACTAACTAGAACTCAGTTTAAGGTTAATGATAATGGGAGTGGGAAGTGTTCTATGGGTACTCCAAAAAGTGCCATTATTTCGTCTGATCACCACAGTTCAGACTTTGTCTCAGGGAATCCATCATACTCCAACAACCCTTCATTTTTTCGAAGAATGAAAACTGATGAAATTCATAATCATGAGCGCATAAATTTTCAACCTCGAAAGACTGATAGATCGGTTTATGTACCATCATCTGCTGACCAAGATGGCTGTCTGGTAGATCTGACTGAACGGCATGGACATAATGGACTGCATAAAAATGTTTTCCCCCGTGGAGCACCGGCAAGTAACATGGGGAGTTCTTCTATAACATCATGCTTTGTTAATAAAG GTTCAACTAGGTTACCTAGAGCTACTGGTCAAAAGAGATTGGTTCGAAATGGATGCATTTCTCCACACAACATAGCAAAGGCTAAACAGTCTGTTGTGATGGACAATGATGGCTTGGATGGTGGAGCTAATCATACTGTACGGGCTGTATCCAGTTCTCCACAGATTCCAATTGGTAAAAAGGAATGGATTGGTGAAGACCTTAGCTATGATAGAACAAAGGGCAAAGGTGTTATGAAGATTCCTTCATCAGTCAAAAAGCCTGATGCTCAAAGTGCTCATCCGCCTAGCAG GAATCCTGTTGTGATCAATGAGGTAGTTAATGAAGTTAGTGACACCAATGGAGATGCAGGTATAAGCTTTGAGGAACTTAGTGGATGGAGAAATACACGTAACCGAAGTAAGAAAAGCAATTTGCCTTGCTCTCGTGAGAATAGTAGTATTCCTAGGGATAGTCCTGGCTTAAACAAGGGTTTGCCTTGGCATATGGTGGAGAGGGGAGAAACTGGAAGTGCAACTGGGACCAGTCACAGCAATCCTTTGGCTCTTGATGCAACCTCTAGTCGAGATGCCTCTTTGCCTTTTGGAGAGCAAAGGACATCCCATGTTGGGTCTCAAGTAGGCCAATTCAACAGGCACAGCTCTTTTGCAAAATCACTGTCCAAGAGACAAAGGCAGGGGTTTGCCTCAAGTAGCCATGGTGAATGCTCTAGAGCAGCCATGGATAATTCAGATGTTATACTTCTTGGCTCACCTGAGAATAATGCAGGACAACCAAGAACAAGTGGGACAGTTAGTCAAAACAGCTTCCACTCATTAGAGCCAgttattgaaattgatgaaactAATCCTGAAGTTAGAGGTGATGGATCTAGCAATGTTGGTAGCAATAGTAATGATGCTGGTGATATGGCCAGACAAATCGAAGCTGATGAAATGTTAGCTCGGGAACTGCAAGAACAGCTTTATAATGAGGCACCTGGTGTTGGTGTTGGTGAG ATCGATGCGCATGTGGCATTGGCCTTGCAGCATGGAGAGGATTTATCACCCATTTTTCCTAGAAGTCGTGCATTTCATGCT AGAAACTCATCTACAACTAGCTCTTCTAGACAGTCTCAATCAAGCTCAGCTCTGGGCCTCTTGCGTAGAGGTTCTCAAGCTCGAGCCGCTTCTGGCAATAGAATGGCTAGGTTGAGAAATCGTTTTCCTGGACGGCCTCGTACTATATCATCATCTGGAGAGAGAAACCCTGTCTTTCCTGCAGACATGGATGTTGACCTT AGGATGTATATATTGGAAACATTAGAGGCGATCAATGACATGGGCGTAGCCAATGGCTTTCTTCAAACCCAGCGTGACTTTAATGA GAATGACTACGAAATGCTGTTAGCCCTTGATGAGAATAATCACCAACATGGCGGTGCATCTACTGCTCAGATTAATGGTTTGCCACAATCGACAGTTCAG AGTGACAATCTCGAAGAAGCTTGTGCGATTTGTCTTGAAACACCATCCTTGGGGGACACTATACGCCATCTTCCTTGCCTTCACAAGTTCCACAAAGAT TGCATCGATCCATGGCTGAGGAGAAGAAGATCATGCCCAGTCTGCAAGTCATCAATAATATGA
- the LOC113737235 gene encoding protein RESPONSE TO ABA AND SALT 1-like yields MAQAFPAFYEGWMMNHQNLLEKLLSFSSLDALADDKNDKCQDLLAEVLAHYQQYYEEKTRAVNKNVFLMLSPPWLSSYERALLWISDFIPTTLFPLIDNSLGEDLADEQRERIQVIRAETRRLEKEVEQAMAAVQESIAAPPIFDLLRRHERTVDGEISELDAAMDKFKENMMRVIENADALRGSTVTKLVEILCPVQAIKFLAGAFQFTLRVRRWGSQRDAQSSRITRDVHP; encoded by the coding sequence ATGGCTCAAGCATTCCCTGCCTTTTACGAGGGTTGGATGATGAACCACCAAAACTTGCTTGAAAAACTCTTGAGCTTTTCATCTTTAGACGCTTTAGCTGATGATAAAAATGACAAATGTCAAGACTTGCTTGCTGAAGTTCTAGCTCACTATCAACAGTACTATGAAGAGAAAACAAGAGCTGTAAATAAGAATGTATTTCTCATGCTTTCTCCACCATGGTTGAGCTCCTATGAAAGAGCTTTGCTTTGGATTTCTGACTTCATACCGACCACTCTTTTTCCTCTGATTGATAACTCACTAGGAGAAGATTTGGCTGATGAACAACGGGAGAGGATTCAGGTGATCAGAGCTGAGACTAGGAGACTAGAGAAGGAAGTTGAACAAGCAATGGCTGCAGTTCAAGAAAGCATTGCCGCCCCACCAATCTTTGATTTGCTGAGAAGACACGAGAGAACTGTGGATGGCGAAATATCAGAGCTGGATGCAGCTATGGATAAGTTTAAGGAAAATATGATGAGGGTCATCGAAAATGCTGATGCTCTTCGAGGATCAACTGTGACGAAATTGGTGGAGATTTTGTGCCCTGTTCAGGCTATCAAGTTCTTGGCTGGTGCTTTCCAGTTTACTCTTCGAGTAAGAAGGTGGGGTTCGCAAAGGGATGCCCAGAGTTCTAGAATAACAAGAGACGTTCATCCGTAA